TTAACAGCACTTTGGTGTTCAAATTCATTCCTTGAGgtactgagagagaaagagatgttgAAAATAGTCACACTAGAGTATATCACTCTAGcatctactatatatatatatatataatatatgtatacaaTTTTTTACCATCCAGTCCAAAATATTCATGGTCCATGTTACATTCCTCATTATATCCAGGCCACCTTTTCCATATGCACCCGATATTCTCACCAATACTGGAAACCACCTGATGCCCCCAATGCATGAGAATAATTAGAAGAGAGTACAATTAGAGCTGCATGTAAAAGGTGGATGATATGAATGGGTTTTTGACCTTCAGCTCCTGCTCAGAGAGGCAGCGTGTATTGCAACAGGAGCCCTGGATCCTCACGGCTGAGATGCCCTCGGAGTCACAGACCTCGAAATACGGCGTGAACATGCTCCACCTGATAAAACACCTCAAGGCTTATAACAGTCTTAAAGCAGTGGATTTGGTTTTAGAAGACCGGATAAGAAGAGTTTTTTTTCTGAATCTAGTGATTGTTCATTTGTGTGCGACTGATATTATTTTAGCTCGATATGACCTGATGCTGAAAGGCTCGGTGTGTGACAACAAACAAACACGGCATGGTCTTTGTTCATGGCTGTCCTGAGAAGGAGGTCATGTTGATGGTTTCATCTCAGAACGTTCACCACATCTCTCCCTATTCAGTCTGAGAGAGGTTACTGGAGGGTTTTTGTTGGGTGCAGTTAGTAGAAACACAATGATGACCTTATCTGACAGAATAGTTGGCATCATGATGAAACATGATGTGGATGGCTCTGTCTGCATAATAGGTTTACAGTATAGGAGATTACATCACCATTATACAAGAGTTAGATTTAATTTGATTGGACCAGAGCAATGATAcagtagttaactaaaactaaatccaATAATGAAAACCAATCAAATTAAAACCatatagtatctcagtgatactaaaataacactggatctGAAACGCAGgctgatattttattataacactAAGATGTTTGCATCTAAATCTCACCGctaattgttttaaatgtcaatCACATGGCTTTTTCTTGTCTTTAAGTGTCTTATTCTTGCAGTGTGGATTAATATTGTATGTAATGTAATACTGCATGAGAGTGAGATCTGGTTTGCCGTTGATCTCTACCTTTGGTGAACTGTCCCAATAAGCTCTCTCTGTGGTGTGTAGGCCCTCATTTCCATCAGGCAGCAGCCGAGCCAGCACATCTCTGCTCTCAGGGGCCTCTCAAAGAGGAAAACACACTCTGCATCCTTATCAAAGCCTTGTAGTGAACAGGCTCGAGCTGGACCGCAGCATTGCATACACATGCATGCGCTCTCTAACAAAGACGCAACACAAAAAGaggttttgtgacatatcagttGTGCTCAAAGTTTATATGTGGCTGCATGTTTTGGTGGCTTTGACAATGCAGTATAATCATCTTAAAGAGTGGCACACAATATCATCATTTAGCACATACAGTAGACTCTATTTCATATTTACCTTCCACAGCCACAAAGAGCTGGTCCCCGGTTTCAGTGGAGATGCTGTATGTTCTCCGGGCTACACACTGTGGACCTGAGACATCACACAAATATAAACCTTTATTAAACCATACCAtattatgttaatttatataCTGTGAGTATCTCAAACCAAGCCCAAGCTGTTCTACCTTTtataaataagcatttaaaattgtaattattataatttacttatttatttatttactttaaaccattatttattatttattttattagtagtatttaatCCATTCTTATATGATGATTGGTGCTgaggaaatatttcttatttttagcagTGTTAAAAATGATTGTGCTGCTTTATGCTTTTTGTGGTAATATTTATCTATTGTTATTTGTTGATGggtagaatgttcaaaagaaaagtatagaaatcttttgtaaaattataaatgtatttactgtcacttttaataaattgcatccttgctgaataaaagtattaattacttttatttttaaaaggactGACCATGCACTTTTGAACCGtatagtacattttaaattatcttaattatattttttcaaagCCATTCAGTGTctgtcttttaaatatatatatatatatatatatatatatatatatatatatatatatatatatatatatatatatatatatatatatatatatatatatatatatatatatatatatatatatatatatatatatatatatatatatatatatatatatatatatttagtttgaagagataataataataggaacTTCATAATTTTTGTtgtcacctttaaagttgttctaTTCTATACAAGTATTTTTCCTAAGAAAAATTGTCTATTAAACTGATTTGTAATATGgcaatttatgttttttataaaattttagagattttttttttatgtatgtatatatatatttattttataaatgttttattcaccTTGCAGTTCTGGTCTGGCAGTAATATGAAGTCTTGTGACTGTTCTCAGAACAGACAGTTTTCCCAGTCTTTTACTGTCATTGTCTGTCTCTTTCCATCCAGGTCCTATGTTCTGTCCTCTTGTCCTGCCAGTATCTTGGAGCACAGGAGTGAGGTCCTGGGTGTCTGTAGTAGGTCTAATCTGCCTGTGGAAAGCTCTGAAGAGCATGTCAATATGTTTCTCCCTTTCCAGACCAAAAGGAAGAGGCTGAGTGGTCACAGATGGGGAGGCCTGGttggaagagagagaaaacacaggaGGTAAAATCATGGCATGTGAAAGCCAAAGTAAATATTTGTCAAATGTCACTGAAAATCAGTGTGAACGGTCATCTGCAACCCATTTCATTTTGTCATAAAAACAGGATATTAGAATGTCTAAATGTGAGTTTACTAAAACAATGCTTAAATAACCACTTTgtataaagagaaaaaaatatataaatgtaatataatgattaaaaaagattaaaataaaatttgtacatACTATAAAACCAGAATAAATGAGTATAAAAAGTAATacaagtatttttattaaatttttaaaataatttatctttgcaaaaagtgttttataacTGTAATATAACTTATAATCTGTTTATATAATAcccataaaataatataaaaacaatgcctaaaattaataatgaaaacattactaaaaattatttaattgtatttaagaaacaatttacttattatttttatacattatttactattattcatattatttaataacacaaTAATCTATATATTATTGCATATGCTAATTATTTAaaagatatattaatattaaaattaagacttttacataccaaaaataaatctaaataaaataaataaacaaggccATTTTtgattctaataatttttttttctttttgtgagaAAGCTTTTCTAGAAATTGTTAAAAATAGCAACAAATTAAAGAAAAggggaaaaattaaataataacttaaatgttgaatctTTAGTCTTTTCTGCATCATTCGACTCTAGATGCACTCTTCTTGTTTTTTGAAAGCTTGTGATTAGCTATGCTTACTATACATAATTTGTTGTGTAAAGACACTTTATGACATGAATCAATACCAATTCAGCTGCTAAATAGACACATCAACAACATATCTTACCATTTCAGTTCCTGAGGTCTTTGTGGCTGCTGGGCAGGTGCAGAAGTGACGGGATAAGGGTTTCCTTTACTGAGAAGCTTCAAACACTGTGTTAGTAGTTGTAATGCTACTCCTACACTGAACACCCACCTCCTGCCCTGCTCTCTCCTTCCCGGATCTGCTCTTTGTCAGACAGAAAAGTACCAGTCAGCCATGTAATTAAGATCCTCCTCAAGTTAGTGGGGGGTAGAGGACTAACCTGAAACAATTCATTTGATTTCTTGCAGAAGATCATCATTTACATGTAgaaatttacagtttttattttcagcAAAGCATCAACTGTTGAATCACTACACAGAATTAAAGTTGATAAAGAAATTGACAGGCAATAACAAGCAAATAATATGACATTCATATTCATCAATATCTCATCAAAGCCAATTCAAGTTTCAAATGACTTCGGATTCAGCAAGCTCTCTTCTCTGGAGACCTTCGATCACTTTTGTAAACATGAAGCACTACTAAATTAAAATGCAGAGAGCTTGCCATATTTTAGAACAATCTGATGGCTTTTCGTCTCCAGAGTTTGTTTTCGTCTTCAACAAAGTCCTCTAGACTTCTGCTGGAGTTTCTCTGAGTCTGAGGTTGTTAACTTGCATTCAGCCTGTGATGTCTCCAGATGAGATTTCAGGCAGGTATTTTTTAGGGTCTCCCGGGAAGGGTTGAGATGGGGCCTGGTTGAAATGTCCCATCAGGAAGATTCCGATGGTGCCCAATATAAACAGTAGCGCCATGACGATGAAGCACATCCTGTCAATCACTCTGGCAACCAGAAACCATTCTTCATTTTCCTGCAGAATGAGAAGAAAGGATGACTGGAATTTAGACGTCAACACTAGTTTTTCAGGGGTTGGTAAGTTAAGCCCAAACACAAACATCCACTGTTCTTGTGTAAATAAGAGACACTTTCAGCCTCATGTTTGGAGAATTCTGGAACAGCCACTTACACTTTGAAAGTCATTTTGGTGCTTGGCACTTTCAGCAATGTGTTTACAGGAAGACACACACTGATGCACTTCTGATGAAGCTGAAGCCAAACTGGATTCTAGATCCTGTGCTGTGTTCCCTCCCAGACCATTTTCTGAGGTCAGACCACAAAAAAGCTAATTTAAGGCCAGAAACCatatggcagaaaaaaaaaaaaaaaaatatatatatatatatatatagaaagctgTGCATTGTGACACCTGTTAGCATTCACTGGAGTCTGACCTTTGGCCAGCAGGAAGTAGACAAGTAACCCGAGGGATGAGAAAAGGACACAGGGCACGATGATATTGATGATGTAGAACAGAGGTTTCCTCTGGATGATGAGGAAGAACATGATCTCCTGCTACTCCAATTCGTCTGGGCTGTATCGCTTGTTCACAACCTTCTTAGCAGGGCGGTGCTTAATAATCCATTCCCCATTCTCTAACCAATCAGGGCACAGGAAAAAATGCATGTTAATGAGTAAAATGGTCATTAGTGGTGTCGACTGAGACAAACACTACTCTAAGGGCTAAGGGATAAGGATATGAACAAAATCTATTGTATTTATAAtgggtcaaaaccacttaaactTAGTAAACCAGTTTAAGGGTGGGTTTATAGACCAGTTTaaggtgtttatttttttttacccgttATAAATACAATAACATAAAAAGTAAGCATCACAATTTTAGGTTTTATCCATAAATTATACGAAATGATTCACATGCCAAAGAATCCAGAAGAGAGAATATCCAGAAttcatacatacatttttctgGGGTTTGGAAgttaaaatgtgatattactttaattgtatatttgtttgtattgtatgataaaattggcaaaaaaaaaaaaacaaacaaaaaaaaacattagagaaCTGTTGCAACCGCCCAAAACAACAattgatggtaaaaaaaaataaataaataataataataatgtcaagtaaaaattattttatagcgCTTATCACAATGCACATTGTTTCtgagcagctttacagaaaatcatgatgttaatgtttatagaAGATTAACATCTTAATGCCTTATAGTTGCATATATCAGGGCAATAGTATAGCTCAGATATGAGATATGTTTTAGTATTTATCACCCTACATAAGTATACCCAACTTTTAATAAAAGCTGTATATAGTTATgttttgtcacaaaaaaaaaaaaaaattattcaggcaGTTGAAGCTTATCGCACATACACGATGCAACACACCTGCACCTTCTGGCATGGATAGCCTGTTGATTGTAACAACTAAATTTTACTTGatggcaaaaaaataatatgctATAGGAGGTTTAGTACCAGTAAAAGCTTCTGGATCAATTTCAATCCACTCCATAGTGACATTGTCCTCGCCTGACAGCATCAGTGTGGTTTCATTGGCATTGTACGTCTCTGATCTGCCAAAGCAATCAGAGTGAAAGCCAGAATAAAGCAACTCGTCCTGTTTCTATGTAAGCTATTTACACCACTCAAAACTGTCAAGACAGACGGATCAGCCCTACCTGAACACCATGGTGCAGTTCTGCCAGTCAAAAGGGAAGTAGTTGACTTTGATGGCACAAGAGCTTTGGTAGATGGCAGGGGGAAACCAGACCACACTACCGTCAGGATCGATCAGAGCGTTAGTGTAGAGCGCCACCTCAAAACGCCCATCCACACTTCACACACATACAGGTATTTACAGGTCACATTTGATGGTCAGAATAGATACTTTCATaattaaaaactacaacaaagtTGAAGATACAGTGAGATGATGATGGATCTTTACTACATTCTCTCACTTGTTCTCCAGGCCGATGTCGGGCAGCCAGATAGCTTTAGAGGGAAGACGCATACGTGTTATGTACTCATAGATCTCAAACCCTGTCCTGTTGGCCCAGCGGAGTCGATAATCGTGCCATttctggaaagagagagagagaaagaaaggtatTTTGCTCTGAAATCACTGCTTActttactgtacatatacagAGATATTATTACTCTTACCATCTCAATCCAAACACAGGTGCTGAGGGTCTCTTCTTTCTCATTCTGAACATGAAGAAAGGATGACAAACCATAGAGTCACATATTTCACATAGATTTAccttgtgtatacacacacatgcagactttACCACATgcagtatacacacacatgcacatttaccAGAGAAATGAGGTTGGTGAGGGTCATCTTGATCTTCACATCAGTGATGTCACCATAGTTCTCCATAGGTCACATGTTCTTGTTGTATCCCACCATTAGATCTCTGTGCAGAGATCCTTCTAGATTACAGATCACATCTGAAACACACAGGACGTCAATCTAATCCCTCATTTTATtatacctaaaaaaataaaataataataaataatgataataataataataataatttgttcacttttattttaatttaattgaggAAAGCTCTTCCACACAATTAGTTAAGGTCATATGAAAAGTATAATGTTTTGTTGAATATCACTACTAACAACAACAGCTTTGAATGTtgactgtaaaaaatgattgctGCAATTAGAACAGAAATGGGAAGacccaaaaattatgtcattaattaactaaaaatattgcatttaattaatttctataaaattgAATTCAGTTCTgtgaaaagtgatttttttttgatggttgttcatgtttatgcaatttaaagtattgctgtgaactttggattccatatttccattctcttaaactcatctttccctaactttcgatcttcctgcaacttgtgtgaatgtgtgagtgcgtgcgtttatgtgttagattagtttatatgtcttagatttatctaataaagccttattcatattgaaaagagaagtatcttgtgttttgtgcttacaagttaatgtcttaaactgccgatcttgttactgtgctaattaatagtgtttcactaaagtttggatattagtatccagcgcagatttgatgttaaacggctcgttcactgaatcgcagggcgtctccgtgaacagccatgaaacagtgattctgttcaaattccctttaaaatcttaaatgattccctttgagctaaattgacctgtttccgttacacttCCCAATTCTTTTAAGAGTAGTCTTCATGCTAAACTTTAGCCTTGGTTGGTTTGTGTACACACACAATTACTTTATTACTAAATACATAtgtttatgtaattatgtaatgcTAGTGTAAATCAACAAAAAATTAACACCCTATTTCCCGCCCTCTTTGCTGACACTCAGTTCTCTAGCTTTAACACTTTATAAAGGCAACGTGTGAACATGTAAAAACCAGTGGTTTCATGAAGAATTTGTCCACTAGACCGAACCCATGCTGAATCACTGAAAACTTCACAAGGTCACAATCCATGCCCCTTTGTGCATAACAAACCCCTCAGAACTCAGAAGAACACACCATATTACCTGAGAATAAGAGTGTTAGAAGGCTCCATAACCAGACGGTTTTTGAGGAAGAGATCAGTTCCATGTCTAAAATCCTCAGAGCAGCATTAGTGAAGAAGGGCtctccagctgtgtgtgtgtgtgtgtgtgtgtgtgtgtgtgtgtgtgtgtgtgtgtgagggaaacACAGTTGTTTAGGAATGGGAAGGGTTACAGGAAAAATAGGTGTGGTTCCAAACTTGAATCCTCATTGTTATTTTCAGAAAGTCCACAGAGTCTGTACCCATACAGTTCCTCACATTTTCAGCTGTCactatacacacatgcatgtgcgcgcacacacatagCGAAGACCTCAAAGCGAGGTCACTGGAAGCTAGTagttttctctctgtctgttttttctCTGATGTCAAGCAGAGAGATAAGGTTAGAGTATCTCCCACAAGTCGGTGCACAGATGGTGTCCCAGGCATGATTTGTGGAAGGATGTGTGTCATCAGCTGTCATGTGTTCATCTCTGTCTAACTATTGTCATCTGAGGTGACAAAGATGGTCAATACACcataaacaaattacaaatgGGGCTGGTTTAGATTTCAATTAGGATCTTAAGGGGGTAGTGAAGTTTGAGCATGATTTATGCATGAATAGACAGTTTTCTGGAATTATTGAGTGATTGAGCAGAGCTGTGAGCTGTACTGGGTCAACGGGTGCTAATGGAGATCATATCCTCTATGGTATTATTTTAAGCCTAATGGTATCTCTGAGGCATACATTTCTGACAGCTGCATTTAGTATAATCTAAATTTTAGGATGTCTTGGAGATACATCAAATTAGAAAACTTGATACTTATccattttttttgaaaatgcagtcattgtctttttttaggggaataaaaatgttttttagaggcATTTAatcattatcaaaatatttttattttgtatttttattacagaACTGTTGCTGCTGGATCACCTCGGTTCTACTGTAAAGGAAcagatcaaacaaacaaatatgaatatacagacaggcagacagataaCCAGAGAGATATACTAACAAATGAACACACAATCTGTAGGGATTGATGGTTGGAAAGATAGACAGATATTTGaaattgaataaacaaataaacgaaAGATAGGGATTGATGGATTGATGCTTTAATCGACATAGTTTGTTGTtgaaaaaacatgaatttcaTGATGTTTGACATGATGTTTAAAGTCTGAGTAAAGGAAGCAAGGGATCATAATATCTGATCATAGACAGAGAGCTCAGAAATATCATGTGTTGCCACCCTGCACCTCTACAATCCTTCGCCGATGAGAGTTGGggtttatttttaacactttggAATTTTGGAATGAAGGATTCTAGACTGGTTGTTTGTATGAGGATCAGAGATACAGGTCTTAATACTACAAAATAATTCCATATAATTCCattagaatagaacagaatagaatagaatacttTGGACTGGTACTACTTGTTTATTTGTGATTGCCAAGAGATGGATTAAAATGAAATTCTAGGCTAAAGTGTGATAAGAGCAAGTGCTTCCAAACCTGTCAATCATTACTTAACAGCTGTTTGCATCACTACTATGACAGTTCTTCTGGCATCAACCACCCCATCTCATGCATTATTTCTGTCTATTCATAATTCCAGTGGGGCTTTTAGTAATTGAGTCTTGAATCATACTCAAGGAATTCTATAAACATGCAAACCCATGAAACTATAGTTGATTGGCACTGTAAGTGAATTTACATTACTCTGAATAAATCACTTAAGCATGCTTCTTATGGGGAACATACTAGAATCTTTTAATGCTCATTTTGAAGCCCAGAGGGTTGTCATCAGCTCCAGATCAAGAATCAGAATTAAACTGTATGTTAGAAATCTAGGGACACCTGTCACTGAACAGCACAATAAGCACAGTACCCATATGCTGAAACACCTCAGAAATTAAATCTGAGCCAAACAAAAAAGCCCCCCTGAGTTTCCAGCACTGCTTTCCGCTGACAGAGATGTTCAGCTGCCATGAACTGACATGATCATAGCAAGCGCGGTTTCAGTGGAGGCATTTAATTAGGGTGATTTCTCACACCAATTTCTTCCCTTTTTTTTATCTTGTCCAATCTAACAAAtctaatagaaataaataataaatctaataaatctaACAGAAATGTTACATGAAATACATGGCTGGGGATTTCTTTCAAAACTGATGAGTTTCAGCGGTGACTCacctgaacacctctgattggccattgcattcctaaGTTCAACAGatttgtgtgtgattggttaaaatgcGCAACACTAAAATACGGTGCAACGTGAGAAGATCTTAATTCGATGCCACAATCGTCACTGTCTGTTCATTTTCACTTTGTTAGTAGCAGACGTTAATTTGTTTGTGCAGGGGCTTTTTTGTCCAATTTAGGGGCATTTTTGCCCCAAGTTCCCATTGCCCCAGCCTTACACAAGCTCCGCCCATATATTAAAAAgctcaaatacttttttttctcaatatgtGTGTTTGGTTCTTATTTTGTATAAGAATTTTGTCATAAAGTCATTGAgtgctttttaaaaagaaaaaaataaagaaagacctGACAAGCTcataaatataaagacaaaatttatttaaatagttaaatctTCGACTCCATTTAATTTTTTAGCAATTTGTTttcatacaaaaaatacaaagtaatacaaataaatatataacaaacatCAAATACCATATCTGTACAGTTTGCAGCTCAGACAGGAGGATCAACCTCTGTCCCTGGGAAATAAATTAAATCGGGGTGTACATATTGTCATGTCAGTCCAGTCTCAGTACACAGTGACCAGCTTCATCCTCCAGAAAAGTGTTAGCTGTCCTGTGATGACTCTAGAAAGAAGGTCTCATCCAATCATTTCCATAGCAGCAGGTGATCTCACATGAGAAAGTTTAGGATGTTATAATATATACAAGTGTGTTTTACGTTTTGAGAGCATCAATGGCGACGGCAATGATGCGTGGCATGCTGCGATAGAACGCTTCATTCTCCAAACCCACCAAGCTGTAAAAGGTCAAAGGTCGCCCGCCAACAGTGGCCTTGATCCGTGATTGGTACAAACCACGATCATTCTTAGAATTTAGGTCAACCAGCACCTGAGATGAtgaacacacacaatgaaacatatGCAGAATTAAGATACAACACCACACAAACATAACATACATTACAAACATGTGGGCTGAGTAGAAATAAAATTTTGTTGAAATGTATCTTTTTGGggtattttttttcaacaaacaattaaattaatcttACGTGAAGGTACTGTGGAAGGCATTtattatgtttatgtgtgtgtatgtatatatatatatatatatatatgggcggAGCTTGTGTAAGGCTGGGGCCATGGGAACTTGGGGCAAAAATGCCACTAATTTGGACAAAAAGGCCcctgcacaaacaaattaaagtttttttttttttacttcaaattcatcaaagaatcctgaaatatctaaatattaagcagcacaactgttctcaacattgattataagaaaaaatgtttcttgagcagcaaatcagcatattagtattatgtgacactgaagactggattaatggctggtgaaaattcagctttgccattagaaaagagttcatttaaattgtcacattatatttcagaatattgtttttttttactttattttaaaccaaataaatgtatgcataagagactacttaaaaaaaaaaaaacagactgaaaacttttgaacagtagtgtctGTTCTATAATCCAATACAACTTCTGTAAATATATACTTGaatgatctgtctgtctgtcaaaacATGTACATAAAGTATCATATATTTTACTTGCAAATGAAATCTAGAAACTTCTACGACCCACACAGACTCACCTCCTGGAAGATCATGTTAATGTTGTTCGATGGAACAGCCAGGATCCAGTTGTACATCACTTTGGTGGTGCTGACCAGCTGAGCGGATTCAGTTACTCCTGAGCAaactgcaaaacacaaaaaacaaagccTTGAAACacaacagtaaataataaaaactcacattccttcaaatacatttaatattaaccTCATATTTCTTTTCAAATCAAATGAATGGATAGAAACGctaaattaaatgagaaataGTACCTTTGTCATTGGCTCCTCGTATCTGTCTCTTGTGTAgatctctctttctcctccacaGGATCTCTGAAACAATTATTAGTCTATTAGTCTGGATATTCATGGTAAATGGTATAcaaatagttgttgttgttattttttaaataaaaaagcaaatagttattatttttaataataatattattattaataaaatattatataagtaTAACATTGAAGCTAAAAAAACTCAAgattgtatttttgttcaatcatttacattcattctttgcttaaaatatatattatttgagatCTACAGTGGTCTAAACGGTGGTAAGGAGCCTACTGCAGGTTGAGAAAATTATAGTTATTGCAAAAAAGGTTTCCTGTTATTGTTTCTCAATATTCTGCTATATTAACACTTACTTTTGAAGAGTGGCTGTTGAAGCAGGGGCATCTGGGTAGGGACAGAATCAGACGGCTCCAGGGTCTTGAGTTTCGGTGGTTGTGTGGAAGGTTCCAAAGATCTGGTTGTTGTATCTATATGATCCTGAGGGGATGCTGTCATCACCGGACTTCCTGTAACACTTCCTGTGGCACTTCCTCTCAGAGCTTTATATATCAGAGCAGTCCAATAGTCTGCTGACAGTACAGACTCCTTAGATTTGGCACTATTATCCTGTTGCTGTTTTCCAGTGGTGGGAATGGTGAAATCCCTTTGAAACAGTCGGTGGTCCAATTCTGGTATGACAGGAATGCGCAGTGAGTCTAGTTTGGAACGCAGGGCAGCAATGGAGGAGAGCAGTGATCCGTCAAGCTGCTGAAGAAATGCTTTTCCACTCTCCTCTTCCTGAAATTTTCATTAAGTCACCATCAGTCTTAGTTTATTGTTAACTAATGTCCGTCTTAAACAGAAATGTAGTGAACATGCTGCTCCATCATATGTAAAACCTTTGTTTAAATTAGACAAATTTACCGGTGTGAAGAGTTGTTGCTCCTGAGAAAGTTCCTGTGAGTTTTTCAGTTCTTTGTGTAGATCCAGATCTTCAGCAATGCCTGTAAGGTAGCTCTCCCAGTCGTCCACCAGAGGGCCCACTTGCTGGAATAGTGCTGGCTGGCCAATCTGCTCTTTGAGAATAATATGTTGGTTAGAAGAATAACAATATGGAGAACGATCTAAACAGTTGCTGAAAAATATTACATTCCGGAAAGCATTGTACATCCCCCCTGAGCCATGATAAGCTTTACAAGTACAGTGCAGAAAGGTTTAATGGCTCTACCTGTTTCAAGAGCATTTCTGCGTCTTCGTGTTATATGAGCAGAGCTGTACACATTCTCCACCAACTGAGGAAGAGTCTGAGTGA
The sequence above is drawn from the Carassius auratus strain Wakin unplaced genomic scaffold, ASM336829v1 scaf_tig00002785, whole genome shotgun sequence genome and encodes:
- the LOC113070030 gene encoding phospholipid scramblase 3-like, encoding MFTPYFEVCDSEGISAVRIQGSCCNTRCLSEQELKVVSSIGENIGCIWKRWPGYNEECNMDHEYFGLDVPQGMNLNTKVLLIAAAFLLNHMFFEMS
- the LOC113070025 gene encoding uncharacterized protein LOC113070025 isoform X1, whose amino-acid sequence is MSELTTLCHFYTLSCSSTLDPSACQRLAQDKCQSRLKKCKLHSFLQTLLDLLQRADDCIRDKVDLTFFTQTLPQLVENVYSSAHITRRRRNALETEQIGQPALFQQVGPLVDDWESYLTGIAEDLDLHKELKNSQELSQEQQLFTPEEESGKAFLQQLDGSLLSSIAALRSKLDSLRIPVIPELDHRLFQRDFTIPTTGKQQQDNSAKSKESVLSADYWTALIYKALRGSATGSVTGSPVMTASPQDHIDTTTRSLEPSTQPPKLKTLEPSDSVPTQMPLLQQPLFKKILWRRKRDLHKRQIRGANDKVCSGVTESAQLVSTTKVMYNWILAVPSNNINMIFQEVLVDLNSKNDRGLYQSRIKATVGGRPLTFYSLVGLENEAFYRSMPRIIAVAIDALKT
- the LOC113070025 gene encoding uncharacterized protein LOC113070025 isoform X2, producing the protein MLLKQIGQPALFQQVGPLVDDWESYLTGIAEDLDLHKELKNSQELSQEQQLFTPEEESGKAFLQQLDGSLLSSIAALRSKLDSLRIPVIPELDHRLFQRDFTIPTTGKQQQDNSAKSKESVLSADYWTALIYKALRGSATGSVTGSPVMTASPQDHIDTTTRSLEPSTQPPKLKTLEPSDSVPTQMPLLQQPLFKKILWRRKRDLHKRQIRGANDKVCSGVTESAQLVSTTKVMYNWILAVPSNNINMIFQEVLVDLNSKNDRGLYQSRIKATVGGRPLTFYSLVGLENEAFYRSMPRIIAVAIDALKT